The genomic window TTTCAATGAAGACATTAACTTTATTAAAAATAAGGAAATTTCCACGTTCACCATTATTATCGACATTTATTAAAATTGGGTATaaaaataatgcaaaatagcaCATGAAGCAGGCTGTGCCCCTTTTattgcccggtgcaacgcacgggcatttgtactagtagaACTATAAATGAGAAACAAACTGCGTGCAGATCTGATTATTTTATTTTCTAAATATGATAGTAGAGTATATTTTATTTTCCAACTAAGAAAAAAAAAGGGCGAGTGTTTGCTTAGCTATATCATAACTTGGTCAGTGTATATATTCTAAATTTCCACATGGACGATGCGCTTGCCTATGGTTCACTTGGGAATTGAGTCCGTTGAGTAAGAAATAACTATTTTCTTAGTTAATTTTAGACTGCCATCCGATTAAAAATTATTATTTTGCACTTGCAAGAATCTAGATGTCCCGAGCGAATCGTTACTAGTGGCGACTTCAACAGATAGTTATTTATTATTTTCCTAGGAAATAACACAACGAATAGAATTTGTATTATTGGTGGTCCTCGCACATTAAAAGAAGTGTATACTTATGTAAATAAATAATGTTACCCAAAAGTCCAATGATTCACAATTTTTACGTTGGTCGTCTATTAAATATTTTCTCTAACTAGTATTTCCATCCATATATATTAACACGTCTTCCAAAGGGCGGAAAATGAGTCAAAACAGATAGCTCCGGGCCCAATTGGTTTGTATAAAAGTTACAAGATGAAAACGAGGTTGTGAATGACATCGAAATGACGGAATACCCAAGCCTCTATTCCAGCCAAGGTTTTTGCCCCAAGATTCACCCACTTGTGTGAAAATGACCCCTGATGAATTGTGGATGTGGCACGTGCTATTTTTTTGGTACCTGGCCGTGTACAAACATGTGGTGGATTCAGgtttttgtttgaaattttttcaacgtGTGTAACTGTTCTTTTGGTTCGGCTAGCGTTTTATGTTATAGGTGGGCCATCTAGGTTGGTTGACTTTGCAGCCCAAGATTTCCTCTGCGCTTCTGCGGGCTTGCTTTGTCTTTCGGTCTCTTCCTTTCTCATCTGGGCTGCACGTGGCGTCTTCGCACGGGTAAAAATACTTCAGACTCCTTCTGGTCTGGTCGTTTCCTTCGGCTGCATGCATGCGCTGTTGTTGCCGTGTGATCGCTCGCTTGCGTGTGTCCGTCCTCTTGTGCCACATCTACGCGCTCGATCCTTCCGTGGGTGCCGTCTTGGTCGCGCCCTTCAGAGACGGACAAAATCACTGTTCTGACCTTGTCAACGTAACTCGTCACAAACTGAACCcgacatgaaagtatttcacgattTGACCTTTTTAGAAACGCTAGGGCCCGCGGCGTTTCTGATGAACATGGAAACACCCACCAAGCTAGCGTTTCTTACCTGGCCCACTGCCAGGCCGAGTTGGCGTTGCAAGCTGACGTGGCGGGTTTGAAACGCCGAGCCAGCTAGCGTTTCTAGAAACGCCAGCACCAATGGCGTTGCTGGTGCAGATATTTTAGGTGGCCGTGGGGCTTGCACCCACCACTCACCACTCAATCTCTTCTCCCCCATTGGCCTATCCCGAGCTCTTGCCCTTTTCCCCCTTTGTGTCCCTCACTTAGTCTCTCTTAAATCCTTGCAAATTGATTGGGTTGGTCCGTGGATCCGGTGTCATTTTCGTTCGTTGAGGTAACCTCCTTCATCTCACAAATTTTTATTGGTTGGATTTGCCCATTTGGattgatttgttcttgttgttcctAACCCTAGTTTTGAACATGGATGTATAATGTGGTGTTTTTAGTATTGTTGTTCCAATGGTGTTGCATTGTGATGTTGTTGAGCATACCTTATTGTTtggtttatgactaatgttaagatttagggttagggttatgcctaatgttaagatttagggttagggttagtggtTTTGTTAGCAATGTGGTATATTTAGCATTGTACATTTTTATACTTATGTTCCCCTTTTTTAGATGGACAAGATTGTGAATATTCATTATGTTGACAAAGAGGCATTCATGAATGTGGATATTGTTGACAAGTATGAGGAAGTATTGATATTTCTTGAGACTCCTAGTTATGAAGAGGTTGTGGAAAAAACACGGATAAGATTAAAGTGGGTGGATGCAAGTGACCAAGTTGAATTAGTAGGAAGATATGATGTTGGGTCGGCACACAAGTGTTGAATGAAGACAATGCCTATCAAGTCCAATTTGCATTGGGTTGCATATAAGGAGGTTGTTGCATCCTCGGCAGTCAAGTCACTAGAAGTATTTGCAAGTAAGGTGGTGAAGGCTCCTCTCTTTCATGTTGACTTGAACCAAACCTTAGTAGATGATGTGAGCCCGGTTAGTAGTGTGCCGCCTATTGTTGAGCATAAAGTTGAAGCTGAAGCCAATGAGTATCCCCTATATGAGTTCGGAGGTAGTGCACCGATGAAAAATGATGGTGATGACTCCGACGAAGAGTATGAGAAGCATCACAACATTGTTGGTGACGTAGAGGCCGAAGTAAGGCATCAGGACCTGGATCCTGACATTATCTATCAGCATGCTTGTGTGGATGACTCGGATGATGAAGGCCCGGTGAATGAGTTGGACGAGGATGGCTTGACTGAGAAAGAAGCAGAGTGGTACACAAAATTCACCGGTAGGGATCACAAAGTTCCCTTGTTTTGTGATGTTAGCCTTGCAGATAATGCTATAGTTGACGGTGGCATGAGCAAGACAATTGAGGCTAGATAGTTCCCAAGTAGTACACCCGACGCGATTTCGATGTCGTACGTGAGGAAAGGTTTGATGTTcgagcacatgctagaattcaggaTGTGGTTGTGTGAGTATGTTGTCAAACACCACAGGCCTTTCATAGTTGTTCACTCGAACTGCAACAAGCGATACACCGTGAAATGTGAGGTAGAAAGATGCAAATGGAAAGTCAATGGAAGACTCACGAAAGATGGTTGGTGGAAGATAACTAGTTGCAAAGCCACTCACCAATGCACACCGCCGGCCGTAGAAGCACGGAAGACACACCGTCAACTAACCTCGGAATTCATTGGTTATAAATACCAGAAACATATACCCGAGGATCCAACCATTAAAGTGAAGTTGTTGATGAGTTGGATTGAAGATAAGTTCGGATATAAGGTCAAGTATGGGAAGACATGGAAGGCCAAGCAAGTCGCTCTCAGAATGTTGTACGGTGGATGGGAAGAGGCTTACAACATGTTACCCAGGTTGATGGGAGCGATGTCTTATAAAAACCCAGGAATGTACCACTATGTCCAAGATATTGAAGGAGTGTTCCGTCGTGCCTTTTGGACGTTTGGCCCATGCATTGCAGCTTTTGAGCATTGTCGACCGGTTCTGTCTATAGATGGGACATTCTTGACAGAGAAATACAAGGGCACACTCATGATAGCAATGGCACATGACGCTAACGATCAGGTGTTGCCCTTGCGTACCTCTCCCCAACAGCCGGACTGGCATTCTCTGGGCACTCGTAAAAATGTTCTTGTAGCCACGAGAACAAAACACCAGATGGCCTAGGATCCTTCTTTGTTTCATGAATCCACTGGGGAGGTTCAACACCAACCAAACCTGCAACCCTTTGTCGCCACCCCTCGGACTTCACCTTCCCGGTAAGAGCCCTGCCCTCGATCGGAAGACCGGAGATCATCGAATATCCTCCAAAGTGACGGTCATCTCACCAAGAGCAAGGTGAAAAGAGTGCGTCTCCGGCTTCCAACGGTCCGTAAGGGCGGTAATGGCCGTCGAGTTCAGCCATGGTGGTGTGCCTTTAAAGTTGAGCACAAACTGGAGAAGATCCATTCTTCTAAAATAAGGCTCATAGCGACGGTCATACATCAGTAACTCACGTGGGTTATGGCCTCTCAACCGAAGTACTGGAGGAACCTACAAAAATCACACGCACAATTTATATACTTCTCTAAACTACTCACAATATAATCACAATATGAGAATCGACAATATAAATACATAATTACCTCCCCTCTTTCCACAAGCACATCACGATGCTTCTCCTTGTAATAATCATCAAGGCCGGGATATTTATCCGGCTCAAACATCCTACAAAATAAGGTAAATGGATTTGTTATGATATATGCTTAAAATTATGACCACATCATATACAAAATTGTGTGAAACTACTACAAATTATCCCAAAGATATAAATCACGAACCACATTACCAACACCAATTCTTTTCAACCTATTTTATCCTAAACAATCTATCACAACTAATTATTAACAAATAATAGGTTCAACCTAATCCAAAAAATGGTCTCTCTCTAAATCCAATACTAAACAAATTAACTAAAAATACTTCAACACAATGAGTACAGGCCGGCCAGGAGTACATGTCTTCTTTCTAAACAGTATATCCCCAAAATATTCATCAAACAAATCACTGACAACTCATCTTAGGGTTCCATCATGTTTGAAAAAATGCATCTACAATAGCCAATCTTGACTGAAAATAAATGGAGGATTGGGAAGAGAATACCTCAAGCAACTCGGGGGTGCTTCGATCTACTCGTTTTGATGATCAAAATAGCAGATCTGGGGGAGATTTGGTGAAgaagagggaggggcggccgccagTTCTCGGAATGAACTGCCCGAGCGGAGAGATGGGCTGGGTTAGGCCCCCGCGGCCCCGCGCGCATTACTTCATACAGGGCAGAAACGCCAGGGCCATTGGCGTTTCTGACGTGCCACGTCAGCGAAAACATCGGGTTTGGATTGACTGTGGGCCAGGGAAGAAACGCGAGCTACCACGGCGTTTTCGTGTTGGCCATGAACGCTAGCTTGGTGGGCGTTTCCATGTTCATCAGAAACGCCGCGGGCCCTGACGTTTCTAAAAGGGTCAAATTGTGAAATACTTTCACGTCGGGTTCAGTTTGTGACGATGTTGACAAGGTCAGAACAGTGATTTCGTCCTCCAGAGACGCCCTCGCTCGATGCATCGCCTCTCTTTTTACATGGCGCCACCGCCTTGTCGCCCTGCCGTGCTTCCCATCCTGAAGGCTCCGGCAGAATCCAGTGCCACAACGTTCCACCGTCTTGTCTGGCTATAAAATCCTCTCTGCCTCTCCTCTGGATCCCACAGCATCGCCCGTGTTTTGCAAATCCTCATGATGCAACAACCATCATCCCCGTCCTGGCCACCGGCCCGTTCCTCGCCAGAGCCTCAACCGCCAGGTTCCGTCTCTCCTCCCAGCGCCGCCGTTGTATGCCCTCCGTGTGACCAGGTTGATGGCCGGCGGGGCTGCCCGAGGAGGCCATGCCATGAAGGGCCTTTCTGCCGCGGCCAGGTCGCTGCAGATCCCCGTGACTACCGTCGCAAACCCCAACTCCTGTCGATACACGCCCATATGCCATGGCCACCGCCGACGGCGGCGTCTTGAGGCGCTTTTGCTAGGATGGTGGAGGCTACCGTGGAGGCATGGGCAATGGTGGGACGAACAGAGGCGGCGTGATGGTGGACCTGGTGGCTTCCGGTTCGTCTGGCTTCTGCCAGGGGCGTATTTGCGTCGTCCTCCTGGGGTTCAAGCGGCCGTCATTAATCGGGTGCGTAATGGCGGAAGGTGTCCTGCTGCTCGAGATGCTGCCGTTCTACTGCGTTAATCAGGGAGGGTGCGTCAATGATCAGCTGTCAGGTGTTCACTCATCGCGTCGGGCTTGGCATGCCGGTCGGCGTTCTGCTCACCACGTAGACCGTGGTTAGTTTAGGGAAAAGGTCCATTTTAAACCCTGAACTCGTAGAGGTTTGGTGAAATGAACCCTCAAGTCGAAATCCCGGTCGTTCCACCCTGAACTATGCAATTCCGGTCTAAATCAAACCTTCGGATCATTTCCCAAACAAGGATTGTCCATGTGGCAAAGAATGGCCGGGATTAGTGGCATTTTGCAAAGGGCACACACCAGGGCCAGCCCGCTTTAGTTTTTTTTTGGTAAAAAACTAAAATTCTGAACGGCGCAACACCCTCATGGCCTGGCCCGGCCCGCTTTagctttttcttttaaaaaaaaagcGCACATCATGCCTCGAACCCGAGACCCCTTGGTATTGATCGACCCAACTGACCACCAGGACAAGACCAACAAAGTTTAGTTTCTCCCTTTTTATTCTTTTTACCTTTCTTTTCGTCATTTTTTTCTTAAATTCGTGATTCTTTTTTGAAATCAACGAACttaatgttcagtgtgtatttataCAATAATTTTCAGTGTTTATTTTTAAAAACTATCGCATAATAATAAAAGTGCAATATgtatttatacaataatgttaAGTTTGTATTTACGAAAATTCTTACATAATGAAAAATTCAGTGTAAATTAAAAATATGTCGACAATAGTGAAAAGACGTAGATCGATTATTACAAAACCTATATAACAAAGAAATATGCAATAATTAAAAACCCGAAGAATAGCCAACATCTGATAAAAGATACAAGAAATCCGAAAATAAAAACACATACAAAAAAAACGAAACAGTCAACAAAGCTCTGGATGTGTCTATAGCTTATAGAGTATAAAAGAGAGTGAGCCAGTAATTAGCTCGAACAGATTGATTGGCATAATGGTTTGTGCACGCGCTGCGAATTTCGCGGGACCCAGATTCGAATCGTGGCGGGCGGCGAACTTTTTATTTGCGTGAAAAAAGATAACGTGTGTAAATTGTTGTATAAATTGTCATAGGCCTGGACAATCAAACGAGCTAACGAGTGGCATAGTGGTCTGTGCGCGTGCGCCGTACTGCTGCGACGCAGGTTTGATTCCCCGGCGACGCAGTGTTTTTTCTGTAGGAAAATAATGTCAGATTTCTTTTGCAGACAAGGCTTTTGCTTGATACATATATAAAGTAAGGTTGTTTTTGTGAAAGAACACAGGCGAATCCCGGTTGACTGGTTCAAACGATGCCAGGGTTCAATTTAAACAGGGAATGCATAATTCAGGGTGCGATCGACCGGGATTTCGACTTAAGGGTTCAATTCGTCGAACCTCTACGAATTCAGGGTTTAAAGTGGACTTTTTCTTTAGTTTAGTCTAGCTGTTTGCTTCTGcattattttttcttctttcttttcttgcgTGATTATTGAGTGTTGCGTGTTTGTTTTCTTGTTTTGTGCAGGAGCTGTGTCTTCACCGCACGAAGATTTTCCTGTCAATAGTTCGTACCGTTGGCGTCGTCCCGGCGGCGGCTACCCATGAAGCTGAGCGGGAGGCTGAAGGGGAGGACAGCAGCTGAAGCACAGACTCCGGCGGCGACTACCATGCTACAGAGGCGACGCTGATGCATCGGCTCTGGCTGCAGGAAAGCTTTGTGGTGGTGAAGGAGTTGGCAGACCCAGAGGATGACTTCCGGGCGAGCATCGTGGTACGCATATGCAagcaggaaaaaaagaaaaaaaatgcctaGACCAGACAGCGAGAGAACAAAACGATCTCTAATTCATATGCATGTAGACACATCATCTCCTACTCCCATGCACGTGGTCACATCAATCCAAAATTCCCGCTCAGCCAATGCATGCAGCAACTAATCCTGTAGGGTGGACAAAGATCAtttaacaaaacaaaaaaaaagacacgAATTGCTTGGTGCATGCAACAACCGTGCCATCAAGCATCTCAGATTAGAATGGCGGCTCCACAATTTTCATCTACTATCCAAAATATAACAAAAAAATCAGTCACTTTAATTAGAAAGAAAGAAACACACGACTATGATATGTCGCGTGATAAATACTGGACCAACATATCTAGCTCATGTTAGTGATATTATGCTATAGTTGCAAAATGTCTCTTTATTAGCATTAGTATCTGAGAGCACCGGATAAATTCATCTCTAGGCAAGAAGTTAATTTTTCTGAACCTGAACTGTTTATAACTGAGTTTATAATTATATTAATCTATTGGAGCCGCAAGTCGTTTCGAGCTTATATTCCTTTTCCGAGCAAAAATTTGTTTCATAAATCATTGATAATGTTTCTGCATTATAATAGGAGGATTTAATGTTTGAACAATTAACCACTCAAGAAAATCAATCAAAAGGATGCGAACAGTACAAGCTATCTATCAAATATTTGAAAAAGAGAATAAGAATCCCAACTGTTCGTAGTATTCACTTTTAATGAGTAGCATGAAAGATGGTGATAGCACTGATCATCTTTGGTTGGTATTCTTTGAGTATTTGGATGCAACTGAGAGTGTAACCTTTGGCAATATCTAAGCTGTTACCTATTTATTATTTAAAGTTCGGTTTCAGTGACATTTAGGGCATGTTTATTTTTATATAAGAAAACTAGCATATAATTAGTTCAAGATCATGGCAGAAATGTACAGTGTAAAATGGTATTTTTGAATATTTGAATGCAACTAAGAGTGTAACCTTTGGCGACATCTAAGCTTTCACCTATTCATTATCTAAAATTCAGTTTCATTGAAATTTATTAGGGCATGTTTATTTTTGGGTGGGTGAAGCAAGCTTCCTTTGCATATTCACATGAAATATAACATGCATTTGGTCGATTAACCATCTCTTGCTACAAACAATTACTTCACGATGTTGCACAAACACTCTCACGGTACAGACGAAACATTGACTACTATATTTTTCTTCCCCAAGACAAATATAAGCTATAAATGATTGTAACTTGTTCAACCTATAATGTGTCCTATCTTTGCAGCAATGTGTACTTCCTACTTCGTGAAATATATCAATTATTTGATGAATAAATCTATATATGTTTCCAAATCTGCCTTTATGCATTGCTTTACTTATTGGAATCCTCAAATTGCACAACAACTCTCTTTGTCTTAAGTCCAATTTAGACACAAAAAGTTAGCAACTTTCGTATCGACGTGTCAACGGGGCgtggcgtgccgccgcgcgggtaTGGCTAGTTAAAATACTAACTCGGAAAAAAGGTACATAGACATATGCTACCGAAAGGTTCTTTCCAAAAGAATTGTATTTGAGCAGACTGAAACCATACATACCCATAGACATATGCTCCATTTTAGTCAATAAAAATCACCCTTTGTCGGAAAAAAAAAAATCAATGACTGCATGTGCGCCAAAGGTTGGACTAATTTGTAGTACTACTCTAGAAACACCTTGAGTCCTTCAAATTATTTTGTATTGGTCCATCAATTTTTTTTTTCACATGGAGCATTGGACTTTCTTATAGTATTGTTTGCTTATGCAAGCATGCACTTTTGGCCTAGAAAAAACAATGAACTTCTGGATGAGTGAGGGGGCACTAGGAAAATATTATCCAGTAGAATTTCAAAAGGTGTTTTTTCTGTATTAAATAAGTCCAGTGCGTTTTTTATATGACTAATTTCATTACGTCTAAATTAAACTTCCTACTGCCACTTTGTCTAATTTTGTCAGTTTGGTTATGTTTGTCGCTGCTTGAATTGTTGACCCTTTTTTATTAAAACTTTTTGGATCTCTTTCTGACATAAATTATGAAGTATATACGTAGACATCATCACAATGATGCAGAGGCCAGGTCAAcctcattttcaaaaagaaaaatattATCGCTGCAGGCGAAGAAACACATCGAAAGATTTATACAATCAGTGAATAACCTTGTATAAATTCATTGTGTTGAGATTTTGGTATTGAAAACCTTTTGAGAAAGGGTAAAAACATGCACAAAAAGAGTCACAATGTCTTCAGTTCGGGCAAAAACTACCTAAATTGTTTGTCTGAAAAAAAGGTGTCACATGAACCGCCTACAGGTACTATCAGTCTCATCATGTACTACTTTCCTGGCTAGAGAAGAAGAGGATTGGCATTTCAGGCATCCATCACAAGGAGCGGTTGATGAGGCCACGCACGACGACCAAACCCAGGAAGAGCAGGTGATCCGCCTCCGGCGCCACCGTCAGCGCCAGCACGTCCTCCCCCAGCACCACCCCCGCCGGCGTCTGCTTCCGTGCGACCTCTGCCACCACCGCGCCATCCACGCCGCGTACGCTGTACTCCGACTTGCGGGCAGAGCACCCGTCGATCGTGTAGCACGTCCCCGTGCCGCCGTGCATCGCCACGGCGGCTCCGCCCTTCTCGGCCCGCCGCACGCTGAACCACTgcgtggcctcctcctcctggccgccgTTGTGGGCGCAGCGACAGACCTCCCAGCTCCTGAACATCCCGAAGCCCTTGCGCCTGATCCTGATGAGGGCGTTCCCCTTACGGTCCATGAAGAAGACCTCGCGGCCGCCCCTGCAGCCGTAGTTGTCGACGCGGAAGGCGACGGCGCCGTCGGGGCTGTACACCGTGCAGCCATTGCCGTTGAAGACCAGCGACTTCATCCACACCGTGTACGCCTGCTGGCTCCGTTGATCATcagaggacgacggtgaggccgcGGCAGCGAGGGGCTGGATCTTGGCCATGGACGAGAGGTTGCTCTGCTTTAACGTCGCGATGAGATGAGCTGAGATGATTGGGATGGTGGGCGTCAGTGGCTGGTTTGGCCTATTTATAGGTGCTTCTACTCTTAACTATCGGAGGGTGTCTAAATCATTGGTTTAATGGCGCTGTACGCGTCACTGGTTAGGATAGAATAGTGCTACACAGAAGTTGTTTATGCTCCATCTGCACTGCACTAGTCAGCATGCAGTTGCCGCCACGTTTAAATAGTGTGTTGTTTGTTTGGGCTAATTTTCTTAATTAGCATGACATGGCAATACGGCAAATAGTGATAGAGATTAAAACTTTCAGAAATACTGCCTAACATTTCTATGTACGGTTTTGCTATTTCTT from Triticum aestivum cultivar Chinese Spring chromosome 3B, IWGSC CS RefSeq v2.1, whole genome shotgun sequence includes these protein-coding regions:
- the LOC123066315 gene encoding protein LURP-one-related 11, with the protein product MAKIQPLAAAASPSSSDDQRSQQAYTVWMKSLVFNGNGCTVYSPDGAVAFRVDNYGCRGGREVFFMDRKGNALIRIRRKGFGMFRSWEVCRCAHNGGQEEEATQWFSVRRAEKGGAAVAMHGGTGTCYTIDGCSARKSEYSVRGVDGAVVAEVARKQTPAGVVLGEDVLALTVAPEADHLLFLGLVVVRGLINRSL